The segment CATCTTACTCCACTCACTCATTTGCTCTATCCTTTGCTAGCTGGATGTCCTTCCATGACTGCTGCAGcctgaaacaacaacatttagagtttttttttttcctccatacagtataattttttttaaaagcatatcATCAACAGATTTTAGTTGTTGTAGGATCATACTTTGTACTTTCAGCAGCAAGGGCCTGCTCTAGGAAGGTGTAGGAGGCCAAAGTGGAGGAAACGGTGGCAGAGAGCTCCGTCACCTTCCTCTCCAGCGGACcttgctcttcctctctttcgGTCAGCTTCTGACGAAGCACACCCATTTCTGGAATTcaatgaaaaggaaaacatgtaAGCAATtctaaaaaggtgattgaatgaAATACCCAAAGCCAGTTTTTACCTGAGGTCAGAATTGTCACTTGCAGATTCAAATCACTGATCTGTTCTGTGGCCGTGTGGAGATTCACATTAGCTTGTTTTAATTCCTCTTCAGTCTGTTGGGTAAAAATCATCCGAGTgattaataatataaaaagatGCAGTGCCATTGAATAAAGTGACGCGGCAAGTCAGCAAGTGTCCAAATTAACGTGAGGACATCATAGTCATTGGACCTGCTCTCGCTCTTCAACGGCCTGGTCTCTCGCAGCGAGATGGTCGTCCCGCTCTCTCAAAGCAGCAGCTGCCCTCTCATTTAGGCTCAGAAGCATGGGAGCCGTTTTCTGCAGAAGGCCTCTGACTGTGCGGAGCTGTGAAAGGacccaaccaaaaaaaaaacatcagacatCTGAGCATCAATGCCGCAGCAACATTCTAACCCCACATAAGAGCAAAAATGATATGACGGTAGATGTGTTATTAAAGTGTGTCTTCGTCAACCAGATTTCTGCTCGCTATTAGAAATTGCTAcataatgtgtgtatttgatgGTTTTCTCATTTGCAAACAGTAATAGTCTGTTAAAAGTATGCATTTTAAAACGTACGTCTTGCATCAAAGTAGATTGGTCGTTTAAGGTTGTGGACAGAACATCCGTAGCAGAGTCCAACATCTCAGTGTAGGCCCGGTTCAATGCAACCTGTTataaatcagaaaaaaatagaatttaaaatCTGAGGAATTTTATGTTGAATAGATTataacagctttttaaaaaggttgcGTGTTATCTGTACCTGTTCTGGGTAGGTCTGGTCCAGGGCAGCTGACAGCTCTTGCTGAGAGCCCACAATCCCCTCCAGCTCAGAGATTTCAGTGGCAAAGTGTGTCCTCAGCTGCTCCATCGCACTGAAGGCCtggaaacagaaaaagacacacGCGCTTAAAGCTCCTGGAATAAAGAATGcaaccaaaataaatgttctaaaTTAAGTTAgaatattttcaaaaataactTCTGTACACACAGTAAAAATGTGTGAGTGTTATGATCCAACAGGCCTGAGGCATTTAGCTTAATATTTGTGCCGAGACCATAATTAGTATGAGGAGGAAAAATGTATTGCGATTAGTCTTAATATTTGAAATCTTGTGAAGAAATACCAAAAAACCCACTTTGGTCAAGAAAGAAAAATTTGGTTTTACCCTACATGTTTGCATATCATTAATATGCCACTTCTTACGAGGGTATAGATTTTAAACATCTTGCTACTTAGGTAtattttctaaatatatttcatgttttttttttctgtaagcAATAGTCAATACTTGCAAAGTATTTAAATAGTCATGGATTGAGAAACAATACACAGATTAAACTAATTAACAAGtcacataaaataattaaagagcCATGCCCCAGTGCTTACCGCCTCCTTGGCTGTGAAGGCGTCCTCCATCTGCATCCTCATGTCATCTCTTTGGTGAAAAGCATCTTTGACCTTCTGcatcaattgtgtgtgtgtctcctttgTTTTCTCAGATACAGACTTCATCTGACCGTACTtcacaacacaaagacaaatacaTATCAGCTTCCTGGTTCCCACTGGACAATACCACACAAGCATGCGAGACATGTTTACATACATGTGAAACGAGGCTTTGGTGGTCCCCTCTGACCACGTCTCCTATTTGAATCACGTTAGAGAGGGCGGCGTCCGTGTCATAGGTCAAGGAGGTCTGCTGGGAAACACGCACAAACTTCAGGAAGGAAAACGCATTCTCTTCACAATAATTCAAAAGCACGTGCCTCAGCACATTATGGAAGATGATTTCACAGCATAAATGAACACACGTGGTGCGTTATTGTTTATGTCTCACCATGGTGACCCGCATGTCCTGCATGTGCTGGATGAGCTTCTGTAGAGAACTTCCATCCATCTCCAACTCACCAATCCTTGCCAGAGCCTCCAAATATAGGTCTCTGTACACTGTGGTCTATTTAGAATACAAAAGTAAGCAAAGTaaccaatttaaaaataagattGCGCATCACAAAAACGACAGCAAAGATCTCGTCAAAGCAAAAGAGTGAACCCACTAAGCACAGCGTCAGCCCCTTGAAATATGTCAGAGTGTGTCCTTACCTGAGTGAGTTCAGAGCGGTCAGTCTGCACTAGTTTCTCCCTGAGGTCCGAAGGGGCCGGGCCCGCAGAAGGACGTCCATTTTCCCGTGATGCAGACAATTGCTGCGCAAGAGCCTCCACCATGATCATGCTGGACCTCAACCTGTGCTCCAGCTCTTGTCTGGGAAGACAGTCCAGGCTGCCTGGCGGCATGCTGAGAGCACATCGACAgcaggaggaaaataaatgtaaaaaacaactaCAGAAATTTTAATTAACGACGTCATACTCAAGAAAAGTTGAAAACCTAGTCTGCAGTTTACACTTACTTCCACAGGAGAGGATCTGTTAGCGTGCAGGAATCAACCACAGAGATATCCCTCTTTCTCTCAAATTGGCCGGATGTATTGGCGCTGCGGTCCAACCACTTGACGGGAGTGGTGCCCACACAGACACTGTGGGATTCCAATGGAGGAGCTTTGTCCGATGGGACCATGAGGGCAGCGGTGGGTAAAGTGGGAGCAGGCACTGCAGCGGGAACCATCTTTCCTGATGCCAAGAAAAGAAACTCTGCCATCTGTcgaagctgctgctgaagaggaCCATCTGGAATCAAAGGTGTGTCCCAAACCGGCTTCTCCACTCCGAGCCGAGGCTCCTCAGAAGGCTTTGCCCCCACATCCCCACCTATTGCTGTAGAGTTAAGCAGAGGTTGTGGCATAGGTCTCTCCATGTCCTCGGCCCATAGCCCAGCAGGGTCAACGTTAAAAGGGGCAAATGTGACGTTCTCCCCTTCAAGAGCGGACTTTCCCAAAGCAGGACCCCTGAAGGCCCTTAATGCAGCGAGAGAGGCTCTACGGACAACAGGACTGAAGATCCCAAACTGAAAAGCCGATGCCACTGTGGGACACTCGGACGGCACTTTCAAAATATCCGGGAGGTTTTCTGCCCGAGGATTCTCTGCAGAGTTGCAAAGAACGGGTCCACTTCCAGATGAGCCCAGGGCGCTGTCTGTTGCCTCACTGGGTTTGTGGGCTCCACTGCTGATTTGCAATAGAGACACATGTTCAGCATGCACTTTGCCTTGCGTAGGCATCTCTGCCAAATTTTCCAGATGGCTGCAGACGGAACTCTCTGTCCTATGAAGCATTGAAGGCAATGCACTGTCCTCAGGATGCACCAAGGCTTTTTTTGACATAGCTTGCATTTGACATTCAACAGATGTATCATCCAGCGCCTTTAAAGGCGTGTTAGTCCGTGAAGATGTTCCGATAGCTGTGGGGTCAGGATATGCCACATCTTCATTCTTCTCCACATGGCTGTTAGGAATACATTCAAGATGACTGTTTACAACCTGTGTGACAAAAGGTGGAACACTGTTGTCTTCAAAGGGCTGGCAGGCCACAGCCTGCTCATCAGGAAGAGGGGACGTCTTAGAGGATCCATTAGATATTTCAAATTCACTTCTGGCATTGATGAAAGAGCTCAATGCAAGGCCCTCTTGCCCGCCAGTCAAACAATCAGGTACCACCGGCCTTATCTTTTCAACCTCCTCCACAACATCAAGGCTGAGTGGTAATGGTTCCCTCAATGGATCATTTTCGGTTTTACAGTAATGGTGATCTAAATTATCATCACTGTTTTGTGCATCTTGGTCACAAGCCAACATGCTTGGATCATCGCCATAGTTGTACGACTCCCCGCAGGTCGCAGATTGATCAGCTGGCAGAGGAACCGTTTCATCTGCAGGTTTGGTGCCATCTGAAATTTCGATCCCACCTCCAGTGCAGTTCAATGATTTGAACGTTACATCACTCAATCCATCCGCAAACTTTTCAGAGCCATTTGTGGTCTCAGAGAGGTTGGTGACGGCACAAACAGCATTTTCAATGCTAAAGTAGGGATGATCTGCATGTTCCGCTTGACTTATCGGTCCACAAGCAGAGAGATTTGTTAAATTTACACTGCTGTCTTGTAACGGTTCGACCAGCTGGGCCTTGGGCAGAGGAATGGTCTCATCTTGAAGTCCGGTAACATCTGAAACGTTCACCTCACCACCATCGCAAACAAATGATTTCCAAGTGACATCATTCGTAAAAGCTCCGGAATCTTGTGTGACTTCTCTATCAACCAAGTCTTTAGAGGCCACCGTAGTATTTGAAGTGTCACATAGACACGCGGCGTCAATGTCAACCGCGGAGGCGTCTTCCTCCTCGGGGTGGTGATAGGGGTGCTCGACGTGGTTACTGCAAGAATGATCGATGACACCGTCACAGATGACTGTGCCTTCCGTTTCACGCACGTTTTCCATAGCCTGATCCTTGGGTAAAACAATACTTTCTTCTCCGCAGACTGAGAAGCCCGAAACCTCAACCTCCCCACCGGGACAGATGAAGGACTTAAACGTCACATCTCCAAGTCCACTGGCTGTCTCAGCAGTTGCTGTATCCATAATGGAAGCATCGATTTGATTCACTTTGGTGGATGGAGGAGATTGCAAGTGGGCTTCGGGGTCACAGAAAGGAACGTCGCCCTGTTGATTCGGATGAATGGAACATAAGGAACAGTCACAAAGACAATTAAAATAACAGgagctttaaaaaatataaatataacccCACCTTTTTCGGTTCCACAACGTCAGCACTGAGCAGGGACTTTGATTTGAACCTTGATGATGGAGTTGACAGATGCAGCATCTCATTCTGCAAACTTCTCAGAGGGGTACGCTCTCCAAATCTGCTTGGAGGCTAACAGTCACAGAAAGCATGTTATTTGCTTGTTCGGCGATAATTGAACAACACATTGTGCACTAAAGGCCTTCAAATCTCACCAAGCTGTCCCCACTAAAGCTCGACTTCCTGGAGGACATCACTTTGGAGTGCTGGGAAACCTTTTACAACTGCAAAGTACGAGACAAGTATTATGTACCAAACGTGCCTTCTGTTGGCCGACAATACTGTTGAAATCAAATGACGTTGTCGTTAGCACCTAGCTAACAAAAAGAGGCTAACGTTAATATTATGACGCTTCGGCAACGTCACAGGCAGTTGGCCAGAAGTAACTCAAGGCTCATGTTTAAGCTAACGTCATTTCATAAGCGTTAATGACTAATCAAACGTATCTTGGGTGTATGATGTAAGGCAGCAACGTAAGACCTTACTAAGAGTAATGTTAGTGACTTCTAGTTTGGGAAAGCGTTACCGAAGTCGTTGACTGTACGTACGGTACGTTAACTGGAGGTAGCCTGTAAACATCTCACATCAGCAGCTAACCGACATTTTACACTAAATACATGTGGTACTATGATCGGTTAACTCAAGATACACGCATTGCCTTTAAACGTTTACCGATCTAAGCTCCGCGAATAGGGTAAACAAACCTTACTGTCGTGCAGTCAACCGCGTTTCATTCAAAACGCAAATGTCAGCTCTGTTATTGGTccatttctcttcttctgtggttttgtgATGCCCTGGACGGATTTGCCGCGTCATATTACGCGCTGCTGCCCCTCACAGGAAGCTACTGTCATTACAatacatgccatttagctgaagtttttatccaaagcgactttcaataagtgcattttaaccgtagagatacaaactcagaagaacaagtaacaagaaagaacaattttcatcaaagaagcagtttcaaaacatgtattAGATCATTTCACACTAAAGGGATTCTCCTAACGCCTCCAAATCTACTCAATCCTTCAAAATATTGCCTTTTAGGTATAAACAGGCCAGGTTGTTCTTACAAATTGTATGCATAATCATAAAAATAACTTATTGGTCACCGTCACCAACTTCTCTCATCAAAATAATTTGCATTCAACTGCTACATTGCAGTAAACTAAAACGCTTGTGGACATCATCTGGGAATTAACTtgagtttgtttatttatttctaaagtCCCGGTTTGACATTTCAAACCCTTCCCTCAGTTACATTACGATGCATATTTGTTTCTGCCAAAGATTTCTCATAAGATTAGCAACACTACTGTTGTCCTTGTTACCATTAAATCAGTCAAACCTCATTAAAATGATGGAAATGATTTGcttgaaaaatacattaagtGTTTCATACACAATCCATAGATCAGCTTATGAatgttctcttcctctctccgaCTAAAAACACCTCTATGAACCCATAGTTGTAGAGTCACTGTTGATTGGGAGGGCAGTCGTGTAAGTATAATTGACtacaggaaacaaaaacaaatcctttAATCATTCAGTTGGGTAGAAGGTCCGACATGATAATGTGTACATATAAACAGTATTTAAACTAGCGGAACAAGTCTTGACCAAAAGTAAACGTGCAAACAATATCATGAAAATATGTGGTAAAATTGGACACGCCTTTTAATACTTAGTGAGAAGAACTTTATAACTTAGATTTGATCATTTGCACAATGACTGCTATTTCTAGATAACCTGCACTGACCATGTAAAACCATTGCATCCCCACTGTGCCTTAAAGtcagagacaaaaaacaaaagaggatttatattttcaaaaatcTTTATTTGATCTACTTatcattgaatgtattgtacctTGCCTTTCGTGCATCTACTTTAAGGCGGTCTAAATAATTGTACCACTTAAACAGTTGTCAATATAGAAATGACCTAAAAAGGTTGATTGAAGGCAGGATCCGTTACTGTTCTTCAACAAAGCTCTCAATCAAAAGGAGTTCTCACGTTGAAGAAATGCATTGCTCAACAGGTCGGACCCGCAGTACCTCAGCAAATCCTTGTCCAAACCAGCATGTGATGTCAGCCGTGTCCAGGGTAAAGAAGAACAGTCTGTCTCTGCAGCGTGTCCTTCTATAGACTGACCGGGGGTCTGCAGACAGCACCCCTCTTATAGCAGCCGTAGCTTCCTCTGGACTGCGAAGAAACTTGAACCTGGGTCTGTCACTTTCAGAGGCCCCTGTGTGACGTGGTGGCACTCTGTTATCACATGAATCTTCATGCATCCTTTATTGTTAAACATTAAACCTACACGCTGGATATAGACGTACATGCATATACTGTTCATGACctatttcatattcattttgcTCCCAACAGAACCCTCTAGTGGACAAAAACACAGTCCCCTTTTATGTGGAAATTTGGTTTACCTGACAGGTGTGCGGGGAGGAAGTCTGCCAACTCCCTCCCAGCCTGAGGAGTGAAGCGCACCTCCAAACCACCGACAGGAGGCTCTCTGATCcagccggcaacagcactgtagACCTCCTCCCCAAAGCAGGGGTGCTCGACAGTCCCATCCGGTGGTGGGGTTTTGGGAGAGTCTGAAACTTGATCCTCTTTTGCACAACTTAGCTGGCAAAGGTCCCTTTGGGTCGCATAGGCCTCAACTTCCTCCAGCACATGGCGGAGGTCTTTGTGGAGGAAGAACTGGGCACTGGATGACTCTGATGAATCCGTGACTGAAACCTCTGCTTCAGATTTGTCTTTTGAGAGAAAGCTACTAAAGTCATCATTGTGATCACTGTGTTCCCCTTTTAGGGCTGACTGATCACCAGAGTCATTTGGATGGTTTAATAGTGTGGTCTCATCTGAGCTCATCCTGGAGAGGGGGTTGTCGTACtctgggatgtagggtttgatgTCCAAGACTGGGGTCCCAGCAATCATGTCAATATTTGAAAGATGTATTGTATCACCTAAAAAAAAGTGTAAGCATGAAACATATTGTATACATTAGTGTAGTTTAGTATTacgagttttaaaaaaaattacatgTCAACATGTACATAGGTCCTCACAAAGGCGCAACTACCAATTAAAGACACTTCCTTTCTAATCAAACTCACCTACTATCTTATCAAGTCGAGCTAGAGTTAGGCCCAATGCATTTGGTCGGTGGGGGCTGCGGGTTGAGTACACACCAACTCTCTGACCGTTGAGTCTAGGAGGCTTCACTTTAGCTTTGTAACTTAAGTGCCCATTTTTGTGAAAGAGAAAGATAATCCTGAAGAGACAAaatggggaaaacaaacaccaaaTTAGCATTGGATATTGTATGTGTCCAGAGACGGTTATTTTTAAACGGGCAGAAGAACTTTTATAAAACTGGGAAAATAAATCCTAAACCCAGTCCATAAGTGACAGATAGGCAACCAAAAGCCTCTACTGCTTCTGTAAGTGGGATAAAACAGCTGCTAAACATTACCTGAAAAGTGAAACAAATAAAGTTGTATTAATACAGCCTTAATACCAGTTCGATATGGCTTTGTATGCTCTTATTATAGACTGTATTAAACTGTATATGTTTCACAAGAACACCAACTGCATGATACATACCAGACATGGGAGTATTGCTCCAGACCCACCAGAGCGTGCTCAGGGTTATTAAAGACACTGCGGTGGATGCGCAGATCGGCTCTTGAGGGGCCACAAATGGTGGGCTGTCTGGGTGTCCCGTTCTTCacagagaaacaggaagtgatgtaaCCAATCGGGACTGTCTGGATGCTTCCTGGAGTATTACAGAGACAACAATgttgtttcactttttaaaacatgtttcataAATATGTTACATAGCTTTGTATGCTTTTCTTTGCATTACAGATGTGGCTGCATTTACAGTTGTGAACGACCTCGCTCTAGTGCAGCCTGTGGTGATGCTGCGGGTGAAGACGGTGAGGGCGTCTGGTCTTTATCGGGTCCACAGAGTCCAATCGTTGACACAGCCGACTGAATGGATATCATGTGTTTGCGATGACCTCTCGTCGCGCTGTCCAACATCTGCCTGTCAAAGTGGCAGATACCACGCAACTGTCAACACAGCATGCGCGCAATAATACAGCCGTTCGGTGAATATTTCGTTTCTATCTCCACCAACCTCAGATTCTTGATTTCCTTTCTCATCACAGAAATCTGCTGATCCAGTTTGTTAATGCGCTCGCCGCAGCAGTCGCACAGAGGACTCATTGCGAACGAGTTAGCTTTTAGCTAGCGAGCCAAACAGCAACAAACCGCTGTGTAAACACGTGGGAGTTTCTCTAACCGGAAACAACCACTTTGACTTCCGGAAGGCCGGCCATGAGTTTTTGAGGCGACTACGTAGGTTACGTGAAGATCTGAGAAGGTTAACTTTCTTCTAACGCAAAGCCTATATTGTGTATATTACGCATTGTAACGTAAATGTAGTTAAAACTTGACCTACATACGACACATATTACACGAATGTAATACACAGAAGTGATTGTTACGCTTGCAGTAGTTCCGTTTTATACCAGCAGAGGGCGAGCAAGAGTAATGTCAAACTCctattaaaataatacatttgtcttACACAGTAGTTCATCAGTAATGATATCCAAATAATATTATGTATATTAATATTACACTGACAGCAACTCTGCTGCATAATgaactctttttttaataatttcaatACATTTGTATTACCACTATTAGTTTTAAATGCAGGACTTGTTGCAAtggattatttttatattatggaATAGTCATCTCAGAAAACAAATGGGACAAATCCTGAAAATGTGTtaaatcaatcattttaataaatcaatcaaatattaATAAATCCATTATCAGAGCCTGTATAAAAACACCAATATCATCTACTGTATCAATTCATTATTGTTCAAGTATTTctaacataataaataaagacatttctgAGCACAGTCCACAAATGATAAGCACTGTCTTTTATTAGGTGAATAACAACTTTATACAAAATTCTATCAAATGAATCCATACATTATCCTCATTTGATTGGTACCATATACTACTAAATAAAAAGCAAGCAAAATGTGCTGtttcatgaatttaaaaaagaaaatagaagtcATCACCTTTGCAGTGAAGAACAAACCAGAATAAATAAGGATGCAGGTTGGTTTTGAATTGATAATTTTTTCAAATAAGCAATACATATGCTCAGTATATTTGCTCCTTTAAGCCAACCTGCTGCACACTAACCAAAATAATACTGAGCTAGAAACTGGATGGGATCTGAGCTGAGGCAGTATCTAAAAAGGTGTTTCAGAAAACTAGAATAAATTTCCCGGGAAATATTTCTGTGGAGGCGGCGTTGAGGACAAGGTTGGAATtgagaacattttgttttgttcaggcATGTTGATGGACGATGTCCCAATCAAATCTAAAAAGACAGGATACAGTTAATATTAAGACAAATatggggaagaaaagaaaaaaatccttcaACTAGGTAACACTATTTCTCCACACCATTCATTCTCCTAGAAGTCTAACTGTCTTCTTTAATACCTTCATTTGCTGTTTGGTCACTAGATGAATAGACGTCCTCCTCATCACCTGGGCCCAAGTCCTTAATCGGGACCTGGTCAAGGACCTTTCTGCCTTGTGACTCTGGGAAGAAGGTCTCCacctgaggaggagctgcagttgGAACAGGGGCTTGCGTCAGGACTGGAACAGCATCTGGAACAGCATCTGGAGCTGAATATGGAACAGGGACTGGAGCGGAATCTGCAAGTTTGACGGCATATGAAACCGGAGCCGAGGGTGAGAAGAGGGCTGGAGTCGGAATAACGGGAGCGGGAGCAGTCAGCGTAGGAGCAAAGACGGGGCTCTGGGTGGATCCAAGCAGTGGCCGAGGTGCAGGGGCATCCGGGGCAGATGGCGGTTGTGATTCCACATCCGGTAGAGGGGATAAAGATTCTGCTGTTTGATACGGGACGACCTCAGCAGGTTCAGGCACCAGCGCCGCGGGAGCCTCCTCAGGCACCGCTGCCTCCTCCTGATGGACACAGACCTCCGGGGTGGGCTCACTCTTCTTGGGCCTCCCTCTCCGCTTCGTGCCACTCTCAGCCCTTGTTCTTTTCCTTTGACTCTCcaccctgagagagagagagagagagagttcaacaaATCCAATCAACCTCCCAACAGTGGGCATTGATACAGCTCTCTGCGATACTTTTGCAAAGCCAATAGAACAAAGTCCTTGACCTGGATCTGGGGCGTCAATAGAAACACTGAAGCAACCTTTGGTTTCCTCTTGCTCCATATTCAACATAGAGCAGAGGATTGATAAGCAGCTGGAGTGCTGATAAGGATTTAACCGTGCAAGTACAATGTTATATATAAGCAGTGGTAATAAAGCCTAAACAGTACGATGCTGAATGTCTACTTTTACTCTGCGTGGTATTTGAACAATAATGTACTGTATTAGGCTTTTGTCCGCACTGCTAAACCTATGACGGTTACTCCAAATGAAAATAGCCGTGAATGTAGGTCACTGCACTAACATTGGCTAATCCTTTCTTCAAAAATTTACCCAAAAACCCACTGGTTAGTCTccttttcttctgcttctgcCTTTCTCTTCTTGAGAAGATCCCTGTCCCGTAATCGGCGACGGATCCCACCTTGGAAACGGAGAAACAACAGGGGCAGCATGAAACCAAAGAGCAGTAGTTCTTTATGCATGACTAGAGAATGTGGGGAGTGATGGCGTATAAAGATGTGGTTCAGTGACATTTGTTCTTCCAGCTTCACACGGGGCACACTTGGTTTAAAAATACAGAGTAGTAACGGTACTATcgattaaagtgtttttttttgtttgtcttgagTTGATCAAAAGGCACCATACAGTATGCCAACAATGAAATACCCTACTGGAATAGGTCAGCTgcaattaaaaaagaagagTGGTAAATAGTAACCTTGGTCCTCATTCGAATTTTTATAATCCGACTCTTGATTCTCTTGCTGCAACGTCTCCTCCATTCTGAGTCCGGCTATGAATGAACTCAACTCATTGAAGGcgggcaaacacacaaacgaagACAGAACAACTTCtgactgttttcttttcccacCCCTAAATGAATTATCTGGTTAAACATTACCATAGTGCTGGAGGAGTTCTTGCAGCTCTGGTCTTATCGTGTTTGTAAAGCTGGAGGAGTTGGCACAGTattgacacagagagagagagagagaaaaaaaaggactggAGCAAGTTGTGTGTGATACGCTTATAAGACAAAAAGGTTACCTAACTAGTCAagcaacagaaaaataaaaaatgactctTTTGGATGCACATGTTTGTGAAAGCTAGCAGCTTATACTACTGCGACTTAGCAATGGCAAAAGTATACTCAACTGAATTCATATCCACAATTATCCAATGGCTTAATTACCTGATATCGTTATCAGGAACAAAACACTCCCACAGTTAAATTAAGTTCTGAGTATGAAATAAACGAGCCAATATTGCAAATCGCggtgtgtttcttcctgcataAATGATACTAAACATCAATAAACAttctaaaaacagaaacacatcaTAAAGTACTTATTGGTAGACCCTCTGCATTGAAAAGCCTCCAGACGGCCTGACACCAGGCAAGACGTGCTTTCATCCAGCGGAGCGGAGGCATACCCGTCTTATCTGGGAGATGGAGAATGCTCGGTTGGGGCGTGTCCTCAATCTTCTCCCAGCACATTGAGGGCTGATGTGTTTGAGCTGCTCACAGAAAGAAGCTGTCCCGCAGAGTAAATAACACTGAGCTGCCTCCAGCACTGTGGGGAAATGTTGAGGGTCTCTCGGTTAAATTCAAGCAGCTTCCTGCAATTCACCcttgatttttttcaaaaggactGGGTTTTAACCTGAAATATGGTCTGGTTTTggcattatttttttcattgatgAAATTGTGCGGTTAAAATGTTGTACAAAAT is part of the Pungitius pungitius chromosome 9, fPunPun2.1, whole genome shotgun sequence genome and harbors:
- the spag5 gene encoding sperm-associated antigen 5 isoform X3 gives rise to the protein MLHLSTPSSRFKSKSLLSADVVEPKKGDVPFCDPEAHLQSPPSTKVNQIDASIMDTATAETASGLGDVTFKSFICPGGEVEVSGFSVCGEESIVLPKDQAMENVRETEGTVICDGVIDHSCSNHVEHPYHHPEEEDASAVDIDAACLCDTSNTTVASKDLVDREVTQDSGAFTNDVTWKSFVCDGGEVNVSDVTGLQDETIPLPKAQLVEPLQDSSVNLTNLSACGPISQAEHADHPYFSIENAVCAVTNLSETTNGSEKFADGLSDVTFKSLNCTGGGIEISDGTKPADETVPLPADQSATCGESYNYGDDPSMLACDQDAQNSDDNLDHHYCKTENDPLREPLPLSLDVVEEVEKIRPVVPDCLTGGQEGLALSSFINARSEFEISNGSSKTSPLPDEQAVACQPFEDNSVPPFVTQVVNSHLECIPNSHVEKNEDVAYPDPTAIGTSSRTNTPLKALDDTSVECQMQAMSKKALVHPEDSALPSMLHRTESSVCSHLENLAEMPTQGKVHAEHVSLLQISSGAHKPSEATDSALGSSGSGPVLCNSAENPRAENLPDILKVPSECPTVASAFQFGIFSPVVRRASLAALRAFRGPALGKSALEGENVTFAPFNVDPAGLWAEDMERPMPQPLLNSTAIGGDVGAKPSEEPRLGVEKPVWDTPLIPDGPLQQQLRQMAEFLFLASGKMVPAAVPAPTLPTAALMVPSDKAPPLESHSVCVGTTPVKWLDRSANTSGQFERKRDISVVDSCTLTDPLLWNMPPGSLDCLPRQELEHRLRSSMIMVEALAQQLSASRENGRPSAGPAPSDLREKLVQTDRSELTQTTVYRDLYLEALARIGELEMDGSSLQKLIQHMQDMRVTMQTSLTYDTDAALSNVIQIGDVVRGDHQSLVSHYGQMKSVSEKTKETHTQLMQKVKDAFHQRDDMRMQMEDAFTAKEAAFSAMEQLRTHFATEISELEGIVGSQQELSAALDQTYPEQVALNRAYTEMLDSATDVLSTTLNDQSTLMQDLRTVRGLLQKTAPMLLSLNERAAAALRERDDHLAARDQAVEEREQTEEELKQANVNLHTATEQISDLNLQVTILTSEMGVLRQKLTEREEEQGPLERKVTELSATVSSTLASYTFLEQALAAESTKLQQSWKDIQLAKDRANELETSLGQSEQRAYEFSQALAQSEEQLGQLKVLSQSQSTQIQQLQDACTQLNGVREMNEFLQMENEFAREQMGESERVLRANLQSLRERNIQCEDLKGELGRLQLENGSLQDELESTKSRADATQLQLGQKLAQAVADITLLHHTLRGLTNELHSSLNDQKECPPLHNVERRHPSSSFVDSVMVALTAEMEEDVTKETPSGSDSPGPQCEPLFSETSAFTRITAVTPKKNLSQVEFEPEEDEQSSVGELLADLGSTVSELISTRKLLQQRKDAELEQLHTTISNLQVELQAASNRHDAEVFDLKHQISGLNSLLQKGNQALQQNAQDEKTLTRLMAEIQETQETLNKHKIDSNELRKEAVELRRALNQSKAESQYLREELRKAGSQSANPAHVMEEKIQLLKEVERLKLCLQEGEQARAKLLDRAKRYQIIRQTNQQKMENELQMLDKLLNKVRETLRSLPDVVKNCEQLQQLVEYIG